Proteins from one Candidatus Desulfovibrio trichonymphae genomic window:
- the murG gene encoding undecaprenyldiphospho-muramoylpentapeptide beta-N-acetylglucosaminyltransferase — protein MEKILLTTGGTGGHIFPALAVADELRMTRPDIQLLFVGSHYGPEKRMAGQSGIPFEGLSVRGLLGRGLRCFAAGGLMTYALFSSLSIVRRFRPRAAIGFGGYAAFAPMLAASLLGVPTVLHEQNAVAGTGNRFLARFVRRVCLSWPDTQGFPQRKCVLTGNPVRSAVSRAGLLQRAWTTRRLLVLGGSQGARALNTFLPAILPVLGAAEVEIRHQSGSRDEAVTRAAYAAAGYAPDCVTAFIDDMAEAYRWADVALCRAGAGTAAEISAVGLPAVFVPLPHAIHDHQTHNARILAKAGAAALVPEAELRAPYVGELLVGLFDNPEDRAKMSEAALRAARPDAAAQVAAVLEETVCGHA, from the coding sequence GTGGAAAAAATCCTCCTGACTACCGGCGGCACCGGCGGGCATATTTTCCCGGCTCTCGCCGTAGCGGACGAATTGAGGATGACACGGCCCGATATTCAGCTGCTGTTTGTCGGCTCACATTACGGACCGGAAAAAAGGATGGCCGGACAGAGCGGCATTCCCTTTGAGGGACTGTCGGTTCGGGGATTGCTGGGACGCGGTCTGCGCTGTTTTGCGGCCGGCGGATTGATGACGTATGCTTTGTTCAGTTCCCTTTCAATCGTGCGTCGCTTCAGGCCGCGGGCTGCAATAGGCTTTGGCGGGTATGCGGCCTTTGCTCCCATGCTGGCAGCTTCTTTGCTGGGCGTCCCGACTGTTCTGCATGAACAGAATGCCGTTGCGGGCACCGGCAATCGTTTTCTTGCCAGATTTGTCCGGCGTGTGTGCCTCTCCTGGCCGGACACGCAAGGCTTTCCGCAACGGAAATGCGTTCTGACCGGCAATCCCGTTCGGTCAGCCGTGAGCCGGGCGGGTTTGCTGCAGCGCGCATGGACAACGCGTCGGCTGCTTGTTTTGGGCGGCTCTCAGGGCGCGAGGGCGCTGAACACGTTTTTGCCGGCAATTTTGCCTGTTCTCGGTGCGGCTGAAGTGGAGATACGACATCAAAGCGGATCTCGCGATGAAGCCGTGACGCGGGCGGCATATGCAGCGGCCGGGTATGCACCTGATTGCGTGACGGCGTTTATTGATGATATGGCAGAAGCATACAGGTGGGCGGATGTGGCGCTGTGCCGCGCCGGTGCGGGCACTGCCGCAGAGATAAGCGCCGTCGGTCTGCCAGCCGTGTTTGTGCCGCTTCCGCACGCGATTCATGATCATCAGACGCACAATGCCCGTATTCTGGCAAAGGCCGGCGCGGCGGCGCTTGTTCCCGAGGCGGAGTTGCGGGCCCCCTATGTGGGAGAACTGCTGGTCGGACTGTTTGACAATCCTGAAGATCGGGCAAAAATGTCCGAAGCGGCGTTGCGTGCAGCCCGGCCTGACGCAGCGGCACAGGTAGCCGCTGTTCTGGAAGAGACTGTTTGCGGACACGCTTAG
- the ftsW gene encoding putative lipid II flippase FtsW: MKQFPTDKRNAANSASAFARAVQKMPQAHFDWWLFTITLVILAVGLVMVLSASGITAEQNSGDKYYFFKRQLVFAAVGGVALWGAALMPREWLYRMQYPAIFLSLLLVLVTLSPFVRDINGAKRWIPLGSVSIQPMEFVKISLVLYLAYFMSAKQDIIKTFSRGVIPPFAVTGLFCFLFLLQPDFGSAVILAGILFFMCVASGTRFIYLFFSVALACAGTLALSIASPYRLRRLLAFMDPFKDFHDTGYQLAQSLLAIGSGSFFGVGVGASRQKMFFLPETHTDFIMAVLAEEMGFVGVSMVMLLFGLLFWRCYHIVMGQSDLRDRFTAFGLTAILAIGTVVNLAVVMGMAPPKGVPMPLISYGGSNLTATMISIGLLMNYSRTSGQWKKSS, translated from the coding sequence ATGAAGCAATTTCCCACCGACAAGCGGAATGCGGCCAACAGCGCGAGTGCCTTTGCGCGGGCGGTTCAAAAGATGCCTCAGGCCCATTTTGACTGGTGGCTTTTCACCATTACCTTGGTCATTCTTGCCGTCGGCCTTGTGATGGTGCTTTCAGCGAGCGGCATCACAGCGGAGCAGAACAGCGGCGACAAATATTATTTTTTCAAACGGCAGCTTGTTTTTGCGGCCGTCGGCGGGGTTGCCTTGTGGGGAGCGGCGCTGATGCCGCGTGAATGGCTTTACCGGATGCAGTATCCGGCAATTTTTCTATCGCTGTTACTGGTGCTGGTCACGCTTTCCCCCTTTGTTCGGGACATCAACGGCGCAAAGCGCTGGATCCCGTTGGGCTCTGTTTCCATACAGCCCATGGAATTTGTGAAAATATCCCTGGTTCTGTATCTGGCTTATTTTATGAGCGCCAAACAGGATATCATCAAAACATTCAGCCGTGGCGTCATCCCGCCGTTTGCCGTGACAGGGTTATTTTGTTTTTTATTCTTGCTGCAGCCGGACTTCGGCAGCGCTGTGATTTTGGCCGGCATTCTGTTTTTTATGTGCGTCGCCAGCGGCACCCGTTTCATTTATTTGTTCTTTTCTGTTGCGCTGGCGTGCGCAGGCACTCTGGCTTTGTCCATCGCTTCCCCATACCGGCTGCGCCGGCTGCTTGCCTTTATGGATCCCTTTAAGGATTTTCACGACACCGGATATCAATTGGCGCAGTCACTGCTGGCCATCGGCTCCGGCAGTTTTTTTGGGGTCGGTGTCGGCGCGAGCAGACAAAAAATGTTTTTTTTGCCTGAAACGCATACAGATTTCATCATGGCAGTGCTGGCTGAGGAAATGGGTTTTGTGGGCGTGAGCATGGTTATGCTGCTTTTTGGCCTTCTGTTTTGGCGCTGCTATCATATTGTCATGGGGCAGAGCGATCTGCGCGACCGTTTCACGGCCTTCGGACTGACCGCCATCCTGGCAATCGGCACTGTGGTGAATCTGGCTGTTGTGATGGGCATGGCGCCCCCCAAGGGCGTACCCATGCCGCTGATAAGCTACGGCGGCAGCAATCTGACGGCCACGATGATTAGTATCGGCCTGCTTATGAATTATTCAAGGACAAGCGGGCAGTGGAAAAAATCCTCCTGA
- the murD gene encoding UDP-N-acetylmuramoyl-L-alanine--D-glutamate ligase — MALEKIRGQRVHAGDPAVVVGAGRSGLAAVRLLIQKGARVRLLERNAAAVSGDTRELLRAMDVEIIVGEHHPEHFEHASFVVPSPGMPISRLAEHLGRKGRSTAPEVLAEMELAWRCLADEPVLAVTGTSGKTTTASLAAAMLQAQGYSVFLGGNIGTPLSEYVLSRRKADVLVLEVSSFQLQACSTFCPRVGVLLNIAENHLDYHKDMREYTETKFRLFRCQNKEDLAVLGVDLKKLAGEFNLKARQVYIRESGRFSESRLLGGHSRVNQEAAWQACRFFGVGEADAAAAVARFKPLPHRLEVLRKHNGVLYVNDSKSTTVAALRVAMQAFDQPVRLLCGGKFKGGHLQELREIVRSHVIDVAIFGASREVFEQAWQDIVPISWHENLESAVLHASSGAREGDVILLSPATSSFDLYTNYMARGDDFKRIVEGLS; from the coding sequence ATGGCGCTTGAAAAAATTCGGGGGCAACGCGTCCATGCCGGAGATCCGGCTGTGGTTGTCGGAGCCGGGCGTTCCGGACTTGCCGCAGTGCGCCTTCTGATTCAGAAAGGCGCGCGCGTGCGCCTTCTTGAGCGAAACGCCGCCGCCGTGTCCGGAGATACGAGAGAATTGCTGCGTGCCATGGATGTGGAAATTATTGTCGGCGAACACCACCCAGAGCATTTTGAACATGCCTCTTTTGTTGTGCCGAGCCCCGGCATGCCGATATCCCGTCTTGCGGAACATCTTGGCAGAAAGGGCCGATCAACGGCGCCCGAAGTGCTGGCGGAAATGGAACTTGCCTGGCGGTGCCTTGCTGACGAACCGGTGCTTGCCGTGACAGGCACAAGCGGGAAAACAACCACGGCGTCTCTGGCTGCCGCTATGCTTCAGGCACAGGGTTATTCCGTGTTTTTGGGGGGGAATATAGGGACGCCACTTTCAGAATATGTGCTTTCCAGGCGCAAAGCGGATGTGCTTGTGTTGGAGGTTTCCAGTTTTCAGTTACAGGCGTGTTCCACCTTTTGCCCGCGTGTAGGCGTGCTTTTGAATATTGCAGAGAATCATCTGGATTATCACAAGGATATGCGTGAATACACTGAGACGAAATTTCGTCTGTTTCGTTGCCAGAATAAAGAGGATCTGGCTGTCTTGGGAGTTGATCTGAAAAAACTCGCCGGAGAATTCAACCTCAAGGCACGTCAGGTATACATACGGGAAAGCGGTCGTTTTTCTGAAAGCAGGCTTCTGGGCGGCCATAGCAGAGTGAATCAGGAAGCGGCCTGGCAGGCCTGCCGTTTTTTTGGAGTCGGCGAGGCTGATGCCGCTGCGGCGGTCGCCCGTTTTAAGCCTTTGCCGCATCGTCTGGAAGTGCTTCGAAAACATAATGGCGTTTTGTACGTGAACGATTCCAAGAGTACCACTGTTGCGGCCTTGCGGGTGGCCATGCAGGCTTTTGATCAACCTGTGCGTCTTTTGTGCGGTGGCAAGTTCAAAGGCGGACATCTGCAGGAACTGCGCGAGATTGTCCGGAGTCACGTCATTGATGTGGCCATTTTTGGGGCGAGCCGTGAGGTGTTTGAACAGGCCTGGCAAGATATTGTTCCGATAAGCTGGCATGAAAATCTTGAATCCGCTGTGCTGCACGCGAGTTCCGGCGCGCGGGAAGGTGATGTGATTTTGCTTTCTCCGGCCACATCCAGCTTTGATCTTTACACCAATTATATGGCTCGTGGAGATGATTTCAAACGTATTGTGGAAGGGTTGTCATGA